From Flavobacterium sp. 102, a single genomic window includes:
- a CDS encoding NAD(P)/FAD-dependent oxidoreductase — MNQSKVVIIGGGLAGLTAAIHLRKLNIAVTLVEKNTYPKHKVCGEYISNEVVPYFQWLNIAVEDLRPTDISKLQFSTVSGKTINTVLPLGGFGVSRYALDNFLYQKALADGCHVIHESVENIHFDNGKFTIITSSGTTIQTDLVIGAFGKRSNIDIQLNRNFIQQKSPWLAVKAHYEGSFPNDIVGLHNFKGGYCGVSKVEDNRINICYLASYKTFKEHKNSDGYQKEALEQNPHLKNIFKNTKLLFEKPLTISQISFEPKLPVENHILMIGDTAGLIHPLCGNGMAMAIHSAKIAAEVIDDYIHQRIKTRAQLEKNYTQHWNQTFKSRLKTGRLLANILLKPKLSHIVFRIVMIAPFLLPMIIKKTHGQPITISA, encoded by the coding sequence ATGAATCAGAGTAAAGTAGTAATTATTGGCGGTGGTTTAGCAGGCTTGACGGCTGCAATTCACTTGCGAAAGCTGAATATTGCCGTGACTTTAGTAGAAAAAAATACTTATCCAAAACACAAAGTTTGTGGCGAATATATCTCGAATGAAGTCGTACCTTATTTCCAATGGTTAAACATTGCTGTAGAAGATTTAAGGCCTACCGATATCAGTAAACTACAATTTTCCACCGTTTCAGGGAAAACCATCAATACTGTTTTGCCCTTGGGCGGATTTGGTGTAAGCCGATATGCTCTGGATAATTTTTTGTATCAAAAAGCATTAGCCGATGGTTGCCACGTTATTCACGAAAGTGTAGAAAATATCCATTTCGACAATGGCAAATTTACGATTATAACGTCATCCGGAACTACAATTCAAACTGATTTAGTGATTGGTGCTTTTGGCAAACGGTCTAATATCGATATCCAATTGAACCGAAATTTTATCCAACAAAAATCACCTTGGTTGGCTGTAAAAGCCCATTACGAAGGCAGTTTTCCCAATGATATTGTCGGTTTGCACAACTTCAAAGGCGGTTATTGCGGCGTTTCTAAAGTAGAAGACAACCGAATCAACATTTGTTATTTAGCGAGTTACAAAACTTTCAAAGAACATAAGAATAGTGATGGGTACCAAAAGGAAGCTCTTGAGCAAAATCCGCATTTAAAAAACATTTTTAAAAATACTAAATTGCTTTTCGAAAAGCCGTTAACCATCAGCCAAATTTCATTTGAACCAAAACTTCCGGTTGAAAATCACATTTTGATGATTGGCGACACCGCCGGATTAATTCATCCGTTGTGTGGAAACGGAATGGCGATGGCGATTCACAGTGCCAAAATTGCGGCTGAAGTGATTGATGATTATATTCATCAGAGAATAAAAACGAGAGCACAATTGGAAAAAAATTATACCCAACATTGGAACCAAACCTTCAAAAGCCGTTTGAAAACCGGAAGACTGTTGGCGAATATACTTTTGAAACCTAAACTATCCCATATCGTATTTCGTATAGTAATGATAGCGCCATTTTTGTTGCCAATGATTATTAAAAAAACGCATGGTCAACCGATAACTATTTCCGCCTAA
- a CDS encoding methyltransferase domain-containing protein, which produces MSINTKYRTNATEIMDDFALEGETLRDALDKIARINRLLGGNQLTLQGVQQLLKVISKDKEISIVDIGCGNGDMLRALAEYGKENNYSFSLIGIDANAFTISHAKTLSKEYGNISYECEDIFEAEFKSRHYDIVLCTLTLHHFKDEEILSLVKVFYENARVGIVINDLHRSAIAYRLFQALCFVFQLNDMSREDGLVSILRGFKKSELEQYSKKLQLINYTIYWKWAFRYQWIIQKS; this is translated from the coding sequence ATGAGTATTAACACTAAATACCGAACCAATGCCACCGAAATCATGGACGACTTTGCCTTAGAAGGCGAAACGTTGCGCGATGCATTGGATAAGATTGCCCGAATTAATCGGCTTTTAGGAGGTAACCAATTAACTTTACAAGGTGTTCAACAATTGCTCAAAGTTATTTCAAAAGATAAAGAAATATCCATAGTCGACATCGGTTGCGGTAATGGTGATATGTTGCGGGCTTTGGCAGAATATGGAAAAGAGAACAATTATAGTTTTAGTTTAATTGGAATCGATGCCAATGCGTTTACCATTAGTCATGCGAAAACTTTATCAAAAGAATATGGAAATATTAGCTACGAATGCGAAGATATTTTCGAAGCCGAATTCAAATCCAGGCATTATGACATAGTTTTGTGTACTTTGACTTTACACCATTTCAAAGACGAAGAAATTCTGAGTTTGGTAAAAGTGTTTTATGAAAATGCCAGGGTTGGAATTGTGATTAATGATTTGCACCGAAGCGCAATAGCTTATAGATTATTTCAGGCTTTGTGCTTTGTTTTTCAATTAAATGACATGTCAAGAGAAGACGGTTTGGTGTCCATTCTACGCGGATTTAAAAAAAGCGAATTAGAACAATATTCAAAAAAATTACAGTTAATAAATTATACGATTTACTGGAAATGGGCGTTTCGCTACCAGTGGATTATCCAAAAATCATGA
- a CDS encoding MFS transporter → MSNKKTKGIWKVISASSMGTMIEWYDFYIFGSLAVVLSTKFFPTDNPTAAFLSTLATFAAGFVVRPFGALFFGRLGDLIGRKYTFMVTLMLMGGATFVIGCIPSYETIGFAAPILVLILRLLQGLALGGEYGGAATYVAEHAPKGEKGYWTSWIQTTATVGLFISLMVILITKSLLSKEAFDEWGWRVPFWVSILMVYVSYLIRKNMDESPVFAKAKSEGKTSTNPLKESFGNKYNLKFVLLALFGATMGQGVVWYTGQFYAMNFLKTVQSIDSSQVDMLLGVALILGTPFFVFFGWLSDKWGRKSIMMAGMFLAIILYRPIYRAMYNSTDLTKKTEIAANTKVVPSLKEIDATKSDSIYTTTKEYTDGTKVEEIKTMHFKAGKLMVDDKGKDKIETKVTKTINGSDRWFLIFMVFIQVIFVTMVYGPIAAFLVEMFPVKIRYTSMSLPYHVGNGIFGGLLPAISTYFVTQSKEAGDVEFYLEGLWYPIGIAAVCFVIGMIYIDRKINTLHD, encoded by the coding sequence ATGAGCAATAAAAAAACAAAAGGAATTTGGAAAGTGATTTCCGCTTCCTCTATGGGGACAATGATTGAATGGTATGATTTTTACATCTTCGGTAGTTTAGCCGTAGTATTATCAACCAAATTCTTCCCAACTGACAATCCAACAGCGGCGTTCTTGTCAACGTTGGCAACTTTTGCCGCCGGTTTCGTAGTGCGTCCGTTCGGAGCATTATTCTTCGGCCGATTGGGTGACCTTATCGGAAGAAAATACACTTTCATGGTAACATTGATGTTAATGGGTGGGGCCACCTTCGTAATCGGGTGTATTCCAAGTTATGAAACCATTGGTTTTGCCGCACCAATTTTAGTATTAATTCTTCGTTTGTTACAAGGTCTTGCCCTTGGAGGAGAATATGGTGGTGCCGCAACTTATGTAGCAGAACACGCACCAAAAGGCGAAAAAGGCTATTGGACTTCCTGGATTCAAACCACTGCAACCGTAGGTTTATTCATTTCGTTAATGGTGATTTTAATTACCAAAAGCTTGCTGTCCAAAGAAGCGTTTGACGAATGGGGTTGGAGAGTACCATTTTGGGTGTCTATCCTAATGGTATATGTATCTTACCTTATCCGTAAGAATATGGATGAATCACCTGTATTTGCCAAAGCAAAATCAGAAGGAAAAACATCAACCAATCCGCTAAAAGAAAGTTTCGGTAACAAATACAACTTAAAATTTGTCTTATTGGCTTTATTCGGAGCAACAATGGGACAAGGTGTTGTTTGGTACACCGGACAGTTTTATGCTATGAACTTCCTAAAGACCGTTCAAAGTATCGATTCTTCACAAGTCGACATGCTGTTAGGAGTCGCGTTAATTTTAGGAACACCATTCTTTGTATTCTTTGGTTGGTTGAGTGACAAATGGGGTAGAAAGTCCATCATGATGGCAGGAATGTTTTTAGCCATTATTCTATACCGTCCAATTTACAGAGCCATGTATAACAGTACCGATTTAACTAAGAAAACGGAAATCGCTGCCAATACCAAAGTGGTTCCATCTTTAAAAGAAATCGACGCTACTAAATCAGATTCTATCTATACCACAACAAAAGAATACACAGACGGGACCAAAGTAGAAGAAATCAAAACCATGCACTTCAAAGCCGGTAAACTAATGGTAGATGACAAAGGCAAAGACAAAATTGAAACCAAAGTCACTAAGACCATCAATGGTTCAGACCGCTGGTTCTTAATCTTTATGGTATTTATTCAAGTAATATTTGTAACCATGGTCTATGGTCCAATCGCTGCTTTCTTAGTAGAAATGTTCCCGGTAAAGATCAGATATACGTCAATGTCGTTGCCATATCACGTTGGAAATGGTATATTTGGTGGATTGCTGCCGGCCATTTCAACCTACTTTGTAACCCAATCCAAAGAAGCCGGTGATGTCGAGTTTTACCTCGAAGGATTATGGTATCCCATCGGAATTGCAGCCGTATGTTTTGTCATCGGTATGATTTACATCGATAGAAAAATTAATACACTTCACGACTAA
- a CDS encoding response regulator transcription factor codes for MKKILIVDDEPNIVMSLEYTFKKNNFEVFIARDGQEALDILKDQFPDIIILDIMMPLVDGFETLEQIKKNEQLKHCKVIFLSAKNKESDIEKGMALGADAYLTKPFSIKKVVEQVNELLES; via the coding sequence ATGAAAAAGATTTTAATTGTAGACGACGAACCCAATATTGTAATGTCATTGGAATACACTTTCAAAAAGAACAACTTTGAAGTGTTTATTGCCCGTGACGGTCAGGAAGCTTTGGATATTTTAAAAGATCAGTTTCCCGATATTATTATTCTCGATATCATGATGCCTTTGGTTGACGGATTTGAAACTTTGGAACAAATCAAGAAAAACGAACAACTCAAACACTGCAAAGTGATTTTTCTATCCGCCAAAAACAAAGAAAGCGATATCGAAAAAGGAATGGCACTCGGTGCCGATGCCTATTTAACCAAGCCTTTTTCCATTAAAAAAGTAGTCGAACAAGTCAACGAACTACTCGAAAGCTAA
- a CDS encoding DUF6814 family protein: MNTVKKFLGIVWIALAIAVAYYAIGIFGGKLTSGKQDDLVFGIIIFFILLPLIVTGLTIFGWYALTDEYED, from the coding sequence ATGAACACAGTAAAGAAATTTTTAGGAATAGTTTGGATTGCTTTAGCGATAGCTGTAGCGTACTATGCCATCGGTATTTTCGGAGGGAAATTAACCTCAGGAAAACAAGACGATTTAGTTTTCGGGATAATTATATTTTTCATATTATTACCTTTGATTGTAACCGGGTTAACCATCTTCGGTTGGTATGCCTTAACAGATGAATATGAAGATTAA
- the acs gene encoding acetate--CoA ligase — MSYYKILNLEHYFKMYKKSIREPRKFWDRIADENFTWYQKWDKVFEFDFQQAKFKWFVDAKVNITKNCIDRHLARRGDKTAIIFEPNNPEEEAQHISYNELYARVAKLANVLREQGVQKGDRVCIYLPMIPELAVAVLACARIGAVHSVVFAGFSASAVATRINDCECKMVITSDGSYRGNKSIDLKGIVDEALEKCPTVEKVLVVKRTNTEVTMKEGRDLWLQPLLDEAVPNNVAEIMDAEDPLFILYTSGSTGKPKGMVHTTAGYMVYTAYTFKNIFNYEENDIYWCTADIGWITGHSYILYGPLLNGATTVIFEGVPSYPNFSRFWEVIEKHKITQFYTAPTAIRALAKESLDYVQKYPLSSLKVIGSVGEPINEEAWHWYNDHVGGKRCPLVDTWWQTETGGIMISPIPFVTPTKPTYASLPLPGIQPVLMDELRNEIEGNQVTGSLCIKFPWPSIARTIWGDHQRYKETYFTAFPGKYFTGDGALRDEVGYYRITGRVDDVIIVSGHNLGTAPIEDAINEHPAVAESAIVGFPHDIKGNALYGFVILKEVGESRNQENLSKEINQLISDQIGPIAKLDKIQFVSGLPKTRSGKIMRRILRKIAEGDYSNFGDISTLLNPEIVEEIKTGKL; from the coding sequence ATGAGTTATTACAAAATACTGAATCTGGAGCATTACTTCAAAATGTATAAAAAATCTATTCGCGAACCCCGAAAGTTTTGGGACAGAATAGCCGATGAAAATTTTACTTGGTACCAAAAATGGGACAAAGTTTTCGAGTTTGATTTCCAGCAAGCCAAGTTTAAATGGTTTGTCGATGCCAAAGTCAACATCACTAAAAACTGTATAGACCGACATTTAGCCCGACGAGGCGATAAAACTGCTATCATTTTCGAACCCAATAATCCGGAGGAAGAAGCGCAACACATTTCTTATAACGAATTGTATGCTCGTGTCGCCAAACTAGCCAATGTGCTTCGAGAACAAGGTGTTCAAAAAGGTGACAGGGTTTGTATTTATTTGCCCATGATTCCGGAATTGGCTGTAGCCGTTTTAGCTTGTGCCCGAATCGGTGCTGTTCACTCGGTGGTTTTTGCCGGCTTTTCAGCTTCTGCCGTTGCCACTCGTATTAATGATTGTGAATGTAAAATGGTGATCACTTCCGATGGTAGTTACCGCGGGAATAAATCCATCGACTTAAAAGGAATTGTTGACGAAGCTTTAGAAAAATGCCCGACTGTGGAAAAAGTATTGGTGGTAAAAAGAACCAATACCGAAGTGACTATGAAAGAAGGACGCGACCTTTGGTTACAACCATTACTGGATGAAGCTGTTCCAAACAATGTTGCTGAAATCATGGATGCAGAAGATCCTTTGTTTATTCTTTATACTTCGGGTTCCACAGGAAAGCCAAAAGGAATGGTGCATACCACAGCCGGTTATATGGTGTATACCGCTTATACATTCAAAAATATTTTCAACTACGAAGAAAACGATATTTATTGGTGTACCGCTGATATCGGTTGGATTACCGGACATTCCTATATTCTTTACGGACCGTTATTAAACGGAGCAACTACAGTGATTTTCGAAGGTGTTCCTTCTTATCCAAACTTCAGTCGTTTTTGGGAAGTCATTGAAAAACACAAGATAACTCAATTCTATACGGCGCCAACAGCCATTCGGGCGCTGGCCAAAGAAAGTTTGGATTACGTTCAAAAATATCCTTTGAGTTCGTTAAAAGTTATTGGTTCAGTTGGTGAACCTATCAATGAAGAAGCTTGGCATTGGTACAATGATCACGTAGGCGGAAAGCGTTGTCCGTTGGTAGATACTTGGTGGCAAACCGAGACCGGTGGAATTATGATTTCGCCGATTCCTTTTGTGACTCCAACAAAACCAACATATGCTTCGCTGCCATTACCGGGAATCCAACCTGTTTTAATGGATGAACTGCGCAACGAAATCGAAGGCAATCAAGTAACCGGAAGTTTGTGTATTAAATTCCCTTGGCCATCGATTGCGAGAACCATTTGGGGCGATCACCAACGTTATAAAGAAACCTATTTCACCGCTTTTCCTGGTAAATATTTCACAGGCGATGGCGCTTTGCGCGATGAGGTTGGGTATTACAGAATTACCGGTAGAGTAGATGATGTGATTATCGTTTCGGGACACAATTTAGGAACGGCACCAATTGAAGATGCTATCAACGAACATCCGGCGGTTGCAGAAAGTGCGATTGTTGGTTTCCCTCATGATATCAAAGGCAATGCACTTTACGGTTTTGTTATTTTGAAGGAAGTTGGTGAAAGTCGTAATCAAGAAAACTTATCTAAGGAGATTAACCAATTGATTTCCGACCAAATCGGACCTATCGCTAAATTGGATAAAATCCAATTCGTTTCAGGATTACCTAAAACGCGTTCAGGTAAAATCATGCGCCGCATTTTGAGAAAGATAGCCGAAGGTGATTATTCTAACTTTGGTGACATCTCTACACTGTTGAATCCTGAAATAGTCGAAGAGATTAAAACCGGGAAATTATAA
- a CDS encoding acetate--CoA ligase encodes MKYQELYNQSIQNPEQFWSEQANEIDWFTKPKNILSEDETGYPLWYKDGSLNACYLALDKHINDGFGDQIAIIYDSPVTQTVKKYTYNEVKSEVARLAGGLLSLGLKKGHTAIIYMPMIPQATFAMLACARIGVTHSVVFGGFAPHELAIRIDDCKPRVILTASSGIEIDRLIAYKPLVDEAIELAEHKPKKVVVLNRKLGARIPFKKYDVDYDALVYGSEEADCVPVETTHPLYVLYTSGTTGKPKGIVRDTGGYAVALKFSMQKIYGVKPGEVFWAASDVGWVVGHSFIVYGPLINRNTTIIFEGKPIRTPDASTFWRIIEEHKVSVMFTAPTAIRAIKKEDPNGEFIKQYDLTSLRTQFLAGERCDVATLEWYREHIPIPAIDHWWQTESGWPMIANMMGVEYLPIKPGSSGKAVSGYDIRILGENGQELGPNEEGYVVVKLPLPPGTLLDIWNDNHRFQAGYLQKFQGYYFSGDGGFKDESDYIFITGRVDDVINVAGHRLSTAEMEEIVASHHSVAECAVIGINDELKGQIPLALVVTKFGEAIEHFQLQHEIVKLVREQIGAVASLRDVVIVNRLPKTRSGKILRKLLRSIADGENFQIPSTIDDEAIIEEIKEVLEIGKIGSFK; translated from the coding sequence ATGAAATACCAAGAACTATACAACCAAAGCATACAAAACCCAGAGCAATTCTGGTCGGAACAAGCCAATGAAATCGATTGGTTTACCAAACCGAAAAACATTTTATCTGAAGACGAAACCGGTTATCCATTATGGTACAAAGACGGAAGCCTGAATGCTTGCTATTTGGCTTTAGACAAACACATTAATGATGGTTTTGGAGACCAAATTGCCATCATTTACGATTCGCCCGTAACCCAAACGGTAAAAAAATATACTTACAACGAAGTCAAATCGGAAGTTGCAAGATTAGCCGGAGGTTTATTGTCTTTGGGATTGAAAAAAGGGCATACGGCGATTATTTACATGCCCATGATTCCGCAAGCAACATTCGCTATGTTGGCTTGCGCCAGAATAGGAGTAACACATTCCGTTGTTTTCGGTGGTTTTGCGCCACATGAATTGGCGATTAGAATTGACGATTGCAAACCCAGAGTCATTTTAACCGCTTCTTCCGGAATTGAGATTGACCGCTTGATTGCCTACAAACCTTTAGTGGACGAAGCGATTGAATTGGCTGAACACAAGCCTAAAAAAGTAGTGGTGCTCAACCGAAAACTCGGCGCCAGAATTCCGTTTAAAAAATACGATGTCGATTACGACGCTTTAGTCTACGGTTCGGAAGAAGCCGATTGCGTTCCGGTGGAAACGACGCATCCGCTGTATGTTTTATACACGTCTGGCACCACAGGAAAACCGAAAGGAATCGTTCGCGATACCGGTGGTTATGCTGTAGCACTAAAGTTTTCTATGCAAAAAATCTATGGTGTAAAACCGGGTGAAGTGTTTTGGGCTGCTTCTGATGTGGGTTGGGTTGTAGGCCATAGTTTTATTGTTTATGGACCCTTAATCAACAGAAATACAACCATAATTTTCGAAGGTAAGCCTATTAGAACACCCGATGCAAGTACGTTTTGGAGAATAATTGAAGAACATAAAGTCAGTGTGATGTTTACTGCACCAACTGCCATTCGTGCCATTAAAAAAGAAGATCCAAACGGTGAATTTATCAAGCAATACGATTTGACAAGTTTAAGAACTCAATTCCTTGCCGGAGAACGCTGCGATGTAGCAACTTTAGAATGGTACCGCGAACACATTCCGATTCCGGCAATCGACCATTGGTGGCAAACTGAATCAGGCTGGCCGATGATTGCCAATATGATGGGTGTCGAATATTTACCCATCAAACCGGGTTCTTCAGGTAAAGCCGTTTCTGGTTATGACATTAGAATTTTAGGTGAAAACGGACAAGAATTAGGCCCAAATGAAGAAGGTTATGTTGTTGTTAAATTGCCTTTGCCACCTGGAACTCTACTCGATATTTGGAATGACAATCACCGTTTTCAAGCGGGTTATTTGCAAAAATTTCAGGGTTATTATTTCTCAGGCGATGGCGGATTTAAAGATGAAAGCGATTATATTTTTATCACTGGTCGTGTAGATGATGTGATCAACGTTGCCGGGCACAGATTATCCACCGCAGAAATGGAAGAAATTGTAGCGTCACACCATTCCGTTGCCGAGTGTGCTGTCATTGGGATTAACGATGAGTTGAAAGGACAAATTCCGTTGGCTTTAGTTGTAACCAAATTTGGTGAGGCGATTGAACACTTCCAACTGCAACACGAAATTGTGAAACTGGTCAGAGAACAAATCGGAGCCGTAGCTTCTTTGCGTGATGTCGTTATTGTTAACCGTTTGCCTAAAACACGTTCCGGCAAAATACTGCGCAAATTACTTCGTAGCATAGCCGACGGAGAAAATTTCCAAATTCCCTCTACCATTGATGATGAAGCGATTATTGAGGAAATAAAAGAGGTGTTGGAAATAGGAAAAATAGGGAGTTTTAAATAG
- a CDS encoding helix-turn-helix domain-containing protein — protein MEILACPKCQSDAIVKSGVIKDRQRFLCKKCNYYFTVNKLGKKIDSYYVTKALQLYLEGLSYREIERIIGVSHVTVSNWVKEFKIAKPNHTDYHPTYKIYNHLELVEFLKNKEVLKGAGMIITELGDKFMLIKWERFKD, from the coding sequence ATGGAGATTTTAGCATGTCCCAAATGCCAAAGCGACGCGATTGTCAAAAGCGGTGTTATCAAAGACAGACAAAGGTTTTTATGCAAAAAATGCAACTATTATTTCACAGTGAATAAACTGGGTAAAAAGATAGATAGTTACTATGTCACTAAGGCATTGCAGTTATACCTCGAAGGGTTAAGTTACCGCGAAATAGAACGTATAATAGGCGTTTCACACGTTACCGTAAGCAATTGGGTAAAGGAGTTTAAAATAGCCAAACCCAACCATACCGATTACCATCCTACCTACAAGATATATAACCATTTAGAACTCGTTGAATTCCTCAAAAACAAAGAAGTTTTAAAAGGAGCAGGGATGATCATTACCGAACTAGGCGACAAGTTTATGCTTATAAAATGGGAACGTTTCAAAGATTAA
- a CDS encoding ATP-binding protein translates to MNSFVLLVILALYLGILFFIAHWAEKKGNSKWTNNPYIYSLSLAVYCTAWTYYGSIGVAANSGLNYLPVYLGPIIIIPAWMIVLKKIIRISRVNKVSSIADFISLRYGNSRFLGAVVTIVCLFGILPYIALQLKAISETFHLVTQTPSNSNVFDDSTTYVAFALAIFASIYGTRYVDASEKRKGIVTAVALESVLKLVFFIIIGVYVTFFVFDGFDDIYAKASLLENFQQKNTIGGLPQAINWFFLCILSLFAIFLLPRQFQVSVIENTRENHVNTAVWLFPLYLLLFNIFVYPIAWGGNILFDGQSVNSDTYSLLIPQFFDNKTLTVMVFLGGFSAAISMIVVSSIGLSTMVSNNLIIPYGLLGRLKNNEQSTINKKIVNIRKIGIFSLIIIAYFIYRYFALDYSLFSIGLVAFVIIAQLAPSFFGALFWRRGSRTGAVSGLIVGFLICLYTLLVPYALGITSSDTSFITEGFLGIELLKPLQLFGLDYLQPVPHALFWSLLFNFMIYIAVSVSFKGNYRERNYAEMFLDINKYITMHENAFVWKGTAYRTDIEKVLIKFLGEDRTKRAMNIFNLKYNVDKNEELADARLIKFSENLLTGHIGTASAKILISSVVKEEKITLPEVLKILEESKENIIINKKLIETSNELKEISAKLQDANVSLMEKDKQKDEFLDTVTHELRTPITAIRASSEILYDDDEIPEELRKQFLQNIISESDRLNRLIDKILDLEKFETGRQKVNFATHKVLETIENAIEPLQQLINNKYIHVHVEGNSNLKADFDEDRMVQVVTNLVSNAIKFCPENNGLITLAVYDKHDYVQVEVSDNGKGIAPNDFENIFDKFYQSTNQNFKKPIGSGLGLAISKQIIEHHKGKIWATNNATGGACLSFTIPKKQQP, encoded by the coding sequence ATGAATAGTTTTGTTTTATTAGTCATATTAGCCCTTTATTTGGGAATTCTTTTCTTTATCGCCCATTGGGCAGAGAAAAAAGGAAACTCTAAATGGACCAACAATCCTTATATTTATTCCCTTTCCTTAGCCGTTTATTGCACTGCATGGACGTATTACGGAAGCATTGGCGTGGCCGCCAACTCGGGGTTGAATTATTTGCCGGTGTATCTAGGGCCAATCATTATCATTCCCGCATGGATGATTGTTTTAAAGAAAATCATTCGCATTTCAAGAGTCAATAAAGTCTCCAGTATAGCCGATTTTATTTCGCTGCGTTATGGCAATAGCCGATTTCTAGGCGCAGTCGTTACGATAGTTTGCTTGTTCGGAATTTTGCCTTACATCGCACTCCAATTGAAAGCCATTTCGGAAACCTTTCACTTGGTAACCCAAACGCCTTCGAACTCCAATGTTTTTGACGATAGTACTACTTATGTGGCTTTTGCGTTGGCCATTTTTGCCTCTATCTACGGAACGCGCTACGTAGATGCCTCCGAAAAAAGAAAAGGAATCGTCACTGCGGTGGCTTTGGAAAGTGTCTTGAAATTGGTTTTCTTTATCATTATTGGTGTCTATGTAACGTTCTTCGTCTTCGATGGTTTTGATGATATTTATGCCAAAGCATCGCTGTTAGAAAACTTCCAACAAAAGAACACCATCGGTGGATTGCCGCAAGCCATTAACTGGTTTTTTCTATGCATTCTTTCGTTGTTCGCCATCTTTTTGTTGCCGAGACAATTCCAAGTTTCAGTGATTGAAAATACCAGAGAAAATCATGTGAATACTGCCGTTTGGTTATTTCCGTTGTATTTGTTGTTGTTCAATATTTTTGTCTATCCAATTGCTTGGGGCGGCAATATTTTATTCGATGGACAAAGTGTAAATTCGGATACGTATTCATTATTGATTCCGCAATTTTTTGACAATAAAACATTAACAGTAATGGTTTTCTTGGGTGGATTTTCTGCAGCGATTTCCATGATAGTCGTTTCTTCTATCGGTTTGTCAACAATGGTGAGTAACAACTTGATTATTCCTTATGGTTTATTGGGAAGACTAAAAAATAACGAGCAAAGCACCATCAACAAAAAGATTGTCAATATTCGTAAGATTGGGATTTTCTCTTTGATTATCATCGCTTATTTCATTTACCGTTACTTTGCTTTAGATTATAGTTTGTTCTCTATCGGATTGGTAGCATTTGTCATTATTGCCCAATTGGCACCATCGTTTTTCGGTGCTTTGTTTTGGCGAAGAGGCTCAAGAACCGGAGCAGTTTCGGGCTTGATTGTTGGTTTTTTGATTTGTTTGTACACGCTGTTAGTGCCTTATGCATTAGGCATTACTTCATCCGATACGTCTTTTATTACCGAAGGTTTTTTGGGTATCGAATTATTAAAACCATTGCAACTTTTCGGATTAGATTATTTACAACCTGTGCCGCACGCCTTGTTTTGGAGTTTGTTGTTCAACTTCATGATTTATATCGCCGTTTCAGTAAGTTTCAAAGGCAATTACCGCGAGCGCAACTATGCCGAAATGTTTTTAGACATCAACAAATACATCACCATGCACGAAAATGCGTTTGTGTGGAAAGGAACGGCTTACCGAACCGATATAGAAAAAGTGCTGATTAAATTCCTTGGCGAAGACCGAACCAAACGTGCCATGAACATCTTTAACCTAAAATACAACGTCGATAAAAACGAAGAGTTGGCCGATGCACGTTTGATTAAATTCTCCGAAAACCTCTTGACCGGTCATATTGGTACGGCTTCCGCCAAAATATTAATCTCGAGCGTAGTCAAAGAAGAAAAGATAACGTTGCCCGAAGTGTTGAAGATTTTGGAAGAATCTAAAGAGAACATCATCATCAACAAAAAGCTGATTGAAACCTCCAACGAACTCAAAGAAATCTCCGCCAAGTTGCAAGATGCCAACGTTTCTTTGATGGAAAAAGACAAGCAAAAAGATGAATTCCTTGATACGGTTACCCATGAATTACGTACACCAATCACCGCCATTCGTGCTTCAAGTGAAATCTTGTATGACGATGACGAAATCCCGGAAGAATTACGCAAACAGTTTTTGCAAAACATCATTTCTGAATCGGATAGATTGAACCGTTTGATTGACAAAATTCTCGACTTAGAAAAGTTTGAAACCGGACGCCAAAAAGTTAACTTTGCTACACACAAAGTTTTAGAAACGATTGAAAATGCTATAGAACCTTTGCAGCAGCTCATTAACAATAAGTATATTCATGTTCATGTCGAAGGCAATAGTAATTTGAAAGCCGATTTCGACGAAGATAGAATGGTACAAGTGGTAACCAATTTGGTTTCCAATGCGATTAAGTTTTGTCCCGAGAACAATGGTTTGATTACCTTAGCGGTTTATGACAAACATGATTACGTGCAAGTCGAAGTCAGCGACAATGGTAAAGGAATTGCACCCAATGATTTTGAAAACATATTTGACAAGTTCTATCAATCAACCAATCAGAATTTTAAAAAGCCTATTGGCAGCGGATTAGGATTGGCGATTAGCAAACAAATTATCGAACACCACAAAGGAAAAATTTGGGCCACCAATAATGCTACCGGCGGTGCGTGTTTGAGTTTTACAATACCCAAAAAACAGCAGCCATGA